The following proteins are encoded in a genomic region of Silene latifolia isolate original U9 population unplaced genomic scaffold, ASM4854445v1 scaffold_79, whole genome shotgun sequence:
- the LOC141640394 gene encoding F-box protein At4g09920-like isoform X2 — protein MIRSTKRRRVPEIRDEGSLDRISSLPDELIGHILSFLPTLSALQTSLLSTRWKYLFTLTTSLSFDDQEYFDFHGIKTVNTAFEKFVSGVLTVHRVMSIQKFSLKLKRTCDYACSDFLLWINIAILKGVRHLNLYISYQQISLPNCILCSQNLVALQINSVIHKVDLKVPMLVCLPSLRVCKLCKVTFLDAESIKRFFVGCPQLKELILLHCQLAADHFQISALALEKLTVYLCRGHMEIDAPNLASLSYLCTCSDVMTLLLKKSCSPSTVHVGFHSYEFHGPLSQHVLNLIIGAQNARELILTLNAPKGLLHAATCGTEQEHKWRPSMELAPFSSNVKIIEVHQFKGGKTELLLLNYLLENARALKRLILFKYGSMTIEEELQVSKELLMLPKTSTHCTIELK, from the exons ATGATTCGTTCTACTAAGCGTCGTAGAGTTCCGGAAATAAGAGATGAAGGCAGTTTGGACAGAATTAGTAGCTTACCTGATGAGTTAATTGGTCACATTCTTTCGTTCCTCCCAACATTGAGTGCACTGCAGACTAGTTTGTTGTCAACTAGATGGAAGTATCTTTTCACATTAACAACTAGCCTTTCTTTTGATGATCAAGAATATTTTGATTTTCATGGAATTAAAACTGTCAATACGGCTTTTGAGAAGTTTGTTTCTGGAGTACTCACGGTGCATAGAGTAATGTCAATTCAGAAGTTCAGTTTGAAACTTAAACGCACCTGCGATTATGCTTGTTCAGACTTCCTTTTGTGGATTAATATTGCAATACTGAAGGGAGTTCGGCATCTAAATCTGTACATTTCGTACCAACAAATCTCTTTGCCCAACTGCATCCTCTGTTCTCAAAATTTGGTGGCACTACAAATTAATTCAGTCATACACAAGGTGGACTTGAAAGTCCCTATGTTAGTGTGTTTGCCAAGCCTCAGAGTTTGTAAACTTTGCAAAGTAACGTTCTTGGATGCGGAGTCCATTAAAAGGTTCTTTGTTGGTTGTCCACAGCTGAAAGAGTTGATTCTTCTCCACTGTCAATTGGCTGCCGATCATTTTCAGATTTCTGCTTTAGCACTTGAAAAACTGACGGTGTACTTGTGTCGAGGTCATATGGAGATTGATGCCCCAAATTTAGCAAGTTTATCATACTTGTGCACATGTTCTGATGTTATGACCTTGTTGTTGAAGAAATCATGCTCTCCTTCTACGGTTCATGTGGGTTTTCATTCCTATGAATTTCATGGCCCTCTTTCTCAACATGTCCTAAATCTTATTATAGGTGCCCAAAATGCCAGAGAGTTAATTTTGACATTAAACGCTCCCAAG GGCCTTCTTCATGCCGCTACATGTGGTACAGAGCAGGAGCACAAGTGGCGCCCGAGTATGGAACTTGCTCCATTTTCATCTAATGTTAAAATTATTGAAGTTCATCAATTTAAGGGCGGGAAAACGGAGCTACTACTTTTAAACTATCTGCTTGAGAATGCCAGGGCATTGAAGAGGTTGATTCTATTTAAATATGGCTCTATGACGATCGAGGAGGAGTTACAGGTGAGCAAGGAGTTGCTAATGTTGCCCAAAACTTCGACACACTGTACTATAGAATTGAAATAG
- the LOC141640394 gene encoding putative FBD-associated F-box protein At5g56440 isoform X1, giving the protein MIRSTKRRRVPEIRDEGSLDRISSLPDELIGHILSFLPTLSALQTSLLSTRWKYLFTLTTSLSFDDQEYFDFHGIKTVNTAFEKFVSGVLTVHRVMSIQKFSLKLKRTCDYACSDFLLWINIAILKGVRHLNLYISYQQISLPNCILCSQNLVALQINSVIHKVDLKVPMLVCLPSLRVCKLCKVTFLDAESIKRFFVGCPQLKELILLHCQLAADHFQISALALEKLTVYLCRGHMEIDAPNLASLSYLCTCSDVMTLLLKKSCSPSTVHVGFHSYEFHGPLSQHVLNLIIGAQNARELILTLNAPKLLIRLDDNQIPTYSKLESLHLDFCCKDTWKYVTFWLANSPQLETIVFNMGLLHAATCGTEQEHKWRPSMELAPFSSNVKIIEVHQFKGGKTELLLLNYLLENARALKRLILFKYGSMTIEEELQVSKELLMLPKTSTHCTIELK; this is encoded by the exons ATGATTCGTTCTACTAAGCGTCGTAGAGTTCCGGAAATAAGAGATGAAGGCAGTTTGGACAGAATTAGTAGCTTACCTGATGAGTTAATTGGTCACATTCTTTCGTTCCTCCCAACATTGAGTGCACTGCAGACTAGTTTGTTGTCAACTAGATGGAAGTATCTTTTCACATTAACAACTAGCCTTTCTTTTGATGATCAAGAATATTTTGATTTTCATGGAATTAAAACTGTCAATACGGCTTTTGAGAAGTTTGTTTCTGGAGTACTCACGGTGCATAGAGTAATGTCAATTCAGAAGTTCAGTTTGAAACTTAAACGCACCTGCGATTATGCTTGTTCAGACTTCCTTTTGTGGATTAATATTGCAATACTGAAGGGAGTTCGGCATCTAAATCTGTACATTTCGTACCAACAAATCTCTTTGCCCAACTGCATCCTCTGTTCTCAAAATTTGGTGGCACTACAAATTAATTCAGTCATACACAAGGTGGACTTGAAAGTCCCTATGTTAGTGTGTTTGCCAAGCCTCAGAGTTTGTAAACTTTGCAAAGTAACGTTCTTGGATGCGGAGTCCATTAAAAGGTTCTTTGTTGGTTGTCCACAGCTGAAAGAGTTGATTCTTCTCCACTGTCAATTGGCTGCCGATCATTTTCAGATTTCTGCTTTAGCACTTGAAAAACTGACGGTGTACTTGTGTCGAGGTCATATGGAGATTGATGCCCCAAATTTAGCAAGTTTATCATACTTGTGCACATGTTCTGATGTTATGACCTTGTTGTTGAAGAAATCATGCTCTCCTTCTACGGTTCATGTGGGTTTTCATTCCTATGAATTTCATGGCCCTCTTTCTCAACATGTCCTAAATCTTATTATAGGTGCCCAAAATGCCAGAGAGTTAATTTTGACATTAAACGCTCCCAAG CTTCTTATCAGGCTAGACGATAACCAGATACCTACATACTCTAAGTTGGAAAGCCTGCACCTTGATTTTTGTTGCAAGGATACATGGAAGTATGTGACATTCTGGCTAGCAAACTCACCTCAACTTGAGACCATTGTCTTTAATATG GGCCTTCTTCATGCCGCTACATGTGGTACAGAGCAGGAGCACAAGTGGCGCCCGAGTATGGAACTTGCTCCATTTTCATCTAATGTTAAAATTATTGAAGTTCATCAATTTAAGGGCGGGAAAACGGAGCTACTACTTTTAAACTATCTGCTTGAGAATGCCAGGGCATTGAAGAGGTTGATTCTATTTAAATATGGCTCTATGACGATCGAGGAGGAGTTACAGGTGAGCAAGGAGTTGCTAATGTTGCCCAAAACTTCGACACACTGTACTATAGAATTGAAATAG